DNA sequence from the Octopus bimaculoides isolate UCB-OBI-ISO-001 chromosome 22, ASM119413v2, whole genome shotgun sequence genome:
GAAACTCTCAAACACTCAACCCCCTAATGGGCAATGCACCATCTTCATAGAAAATAACTTTTGGTTGCAAGTGGTACAACTTCAGTTGCAAAAATGTCTTTTTATGAATTTCTCAAATTGTCAAATGaatttttgaacaccctgtatattctGGTTTGAAAGATACTTTGTAAATATCTCATAAAGGAACTAATTCTCTTGCTTGGAAGATTTATTTAATAATACTATCATTTCTTTTATAACCTCACTCTATTGAATTTTGATGGTTCTTCCCCTCTGTTATGCAAAATCTCAcagagcactggggttgatgaattcGACTAAcctcctctcaaatttcaggtcttgtgcctagaattatttcagaatatttgaaaatagtctaaaagaattttttaaatttttatttcagataCATCATCATCTTTCAAAGATCAACAAAAGAGATTATGAAGAACACGTACCACTTTATTAATctgtgaaattaacagcagatTTTCTGTTTCACTCTGTGGAATGTGTCCACTATGATTCTTGCATTTGGACAAATTTACCATTAAGATATAATTGTTTTCCCTGCCATAATTTCAAAAAACCTGGatatgttttgaaaaatatatttatttttagctcTATTTCACTTGTTGGTTTCTTACCATATGATAAGACAGTTTCCATCATTATAAACTATCTTGGCGTAGTTATTTCAGAAATGATTGTATTCTACTAAAATCATCTTGCGATCTTCGCAACATCTTTAAATATCAACAAAGATCACAGCTTATGGAAATACAGCAATAGAAATATTTGTTAAGAAtaacggaaaaaaagaaaaagagacaaaaaaaatccTTTCACCTGGGAAATATCCTTGTGTTGTGCAAAAGACGAAAATTATGGAAGATGAATTATGTGAGAAGGAagttaaatatgaaaaacaatcAAAGCATATTAAGTCATATctctgtgatatctgtaaaaagtcatTCCCCCGTAAGAGGAATCTTGCtgaacataaacacattcatacaggagagaaaccatgtaactgtgatatctgtgggaaagcTTTCTCTCATCGAAGCAATTTAATTAGGCACcgatatattcatacaggagaaagaccctatcattgtaatatctgtggtaaatcattctcacaaacGAACCACTTAGctagtcacatacacatacacacaggagagaaatCATATCATTGTCAtacttgtggtaaatcattctctgaaagtagtcAGTTAACAACTCATAAacgtgttcacacaggagagaggccatattactgtgaaatctgtggcaaatcattcccACAAAGTGGTGGCTTaaccacacacaaacgtattcatacaggagagaagccatatcactgtgatatctgtggtaaattattctctcgAACAagtgacttaactaaacacaaacgcgtacatacaggagaaaagccatatcaatgtgatatttgtggtaaatcattctctcagacaaatcacttaaatacacacaaacgcctCCATACAGGATAGGAACCATATCGTTGTAATAATTGGTTAATCATTCTTTCAAGACAAAAATGTGTTCTTGGGGAATAAAAGCTTCATCATTGCAGAGTCTGCTAAATCATTCACACAAAATACTGTCAGAATAGTTTTAATACAAGCGAATAACCCTATAATAGTGATAAAGGGTAAAAGACCCCCTTCtgtcaagaatgaccatgggattgcacctagaaagttgccctctgaggtacaagtctgggcaaggttgttttatggaagaccagcagtcacccatgcataccatcctctcctctccataccactgatgttatccaagggaaaggtaatggtcgatacagcttggcaccagtgacatcacaacttatttctacagccgagtgaactggagcaacgtgaaaataaagtgttttgctcaagaacacaacacagcctggtccaggaattgaacttgctacctcatgattgtgagcctgatgctcgtAATTGTGGGACAGCGATTTctgagtattatatattttatataaccaCATCTGCAGCTGTGGTGGTACATTAATTTATTACTGTGATACTTTTAATGATAACATTCTTTCAgaatactcatatacatacattattgattTACCTGATATTGTGGGTAAATAattgagaaatatattctttatccctttagcatttaaactggttattagccagtccaaatattctccctgttttatgttcaaaatggcaAGATCCAGCTTCTGgtgcctaccctacaatgtcattctaaaaataatcacttcattgaaatctcaaagttgcaagataatgcatgattaa
Encoded proteins:
- the LOC128250532 gene encoding zinc finger protein 492-like, producing MEDELCEKEVKYEKQSKHIKSYLCDICKKSFPRKRNLAEHKHIHTGEKPCNCDICGKAFSHRSNLIRHRYIHTGERPYHCNICGKSFSQTNHLASHIHIHTGEKSYHCHTCGKSFSESSQLTTHKRVHTGERPYYCEICGKSFPQSGGLTTHKRIHTGEKPYHCDICGKLFSRTSDLTKHKRVHTGEKPYQCDICGKSFSQTNHLNTHKRLHTG